The genomic stretch AGAAATCTTAAAAATCTTAATGTAGTTAAAGTTTTTTAGGATTCTGCCGCTGTAGTTTTGCTTATCTAAACTAAGAAAAGATGACTGAAAAGCACCCAAACATTCAATTGATCGAGAACTTTTTCCAAGCGTATTCCACTGCTGATTTTGAAGGAATGAGGCAGGTGATGTCTGAAGATATCAAGTGGCACATTCCGGGCAAGCACCCACTTAGCGGGACGAAAAATGGGATTGTCGAACTTATGGATTATTTGGAAAAACTTAATCAGTATGGCTTCAAAGCGGCCCAGATTGTAATGGGCGTAAATGACAGTTATGTAATCGACTGTCACAGAAACTGGAGCACTGCGCCCGGCAGGCCTGTCTTGAATGCAATGTCTTGCTTGCTGTGGAAGATTGAAGAGAATAAGATTGTGGAGGTTTTCAATTTTCCTCAGGATCAACATCTTGTTGATATGTTTTTTAATCAGATGGTTGCTAAGTAGCTGGGGGTAAAACTGCGGTTTTTAGAAACAGTGGATGAGCTATGCAGTCAATGAGGAATACGATAAAAATTGTGGAACCTAAGGGATTCGAACCCATGACCTCTGCTCTGTCAAAGCAGCGCTCTAAACCAACTGAGCTAAGGTTCCTGATTATGGAAGGCGAAGATATTAGAAATAACGAGAACTTTCCATTCACTTTACTTTTTCTGATTTCAGACTTTCTAAAATTGTAGAGTTAATGAGCTGAAATTTCTCAAAGTCAACTGTCGGAGCAGTACTGGTTATTTTGAAAGTCTGGTCGAGCTTTTGGTACATATAGAAAATGCCTGTTTTGTCTCCTTGGGCTCCGTACTGAAACTTTACCCATCTAGCCGGGGCATCATCGACTACTGTACTTCCTTGTTCGAGTAGCTTTAAGTTCGGATGCTCATCTGCCAGCACATAGCGAAGTTCAAAATCAAAATCCTCATCAAAAGACGGTTTTTTACCGAGGGATTCTAAATAGTCGGATCCTTTGGCATTCTCCAAGTAAGTGATGGAAATACTGGCACCTTTTATATCAGTAGATTGAATAATGTAATCATACCCATCATCTTTCACCTGCCACCTCTCTGGTAAAAGGTAGCTGAATTTGATTTCAGGGTCTTTGACCTCAATTCTTTTTTGGGCAGAGGAGATTTGGGGCAAAATTGCTAAGGCGAAGAAAACCAGTAATCGATGGATCATAGTGATTTTGAATTAGATAGGGGTAATGCCCATTCCATTAGTTATCAATGAAATATATCCAACTCAAAGCCTTTTGCAAAATAGAGCTACCATCTTTAAGGATAATTAAGATTTTAGAGATAAGGAGTAGGGGTAGTCTTGAAGTACTACGAGCTTGCTAGTGTGATAACTTGGGCTTTGGATGAGGGGAACAGCAAATGGTGAAGTGGAGCTTGAGTATTCGATTTTTTAAAGTGAGGTTATCAAATGATCGGTAGATAAGTAGGGAAACGTATTTAGTCTTGAAGGCTTTGTCCCGCAGATAAGCGGTGATTTGAATCGCAGATTCCCGCAGACTAGAAATGAGCCCAGTCCAAGGTTTCATGGATGTAGATGAAGTCCAGCTAGCAAATAGCAGTGCTACAAAGAAAAGGCAAAAGACTTTCACTCCTACACAGCCCCCTTTAGCCTAAATTTCAACTGAAGATCACCGTAAATCAGCGTGTTTATCTGCGTAAATCAGCGGGGAAATCAAGTAAGTTCTACACAAAACCCTCCCTCAGATACTTTGCCGTATAATTCCCCTCTTCCTTCATCATATCCTCAGGGGTTCCTTCAAACGTCAGGTAACCGCCTTTATTTCCGCCTTCCGGCCCCAGATCAATCACCCAGTCTGCGGATTTGATCACTTCGGTATTATGCTCGATGATAATGACCGAGTGGCCTTGGTCGATCAGCGCATTAATAGAGTGGAGGAGTTTCTTGATGTCGTGGAAATGAAGCCCAGTGGTAGGTTCATCAAAAATGAAAAGAATACGATCCCCGGCTTTGGTACCGCCTTTTCCCAGAAATGAAGCCAGTTTTACCCGCTGTGCTTCCCCGCCGGAAAGTGTATTGGAGCTTTGACCCATGCCTATGTAGCCCAGCCCAACTTCCTGGAGCGGCTGAAGTTTGTTGATGATCTGGGATTTTCCCTTGAAGAAATCCATCGCTTCATCAATCGTCATATCCAGCACATCTGAGATGTCCTTTTCCTTGTATTTGACATCCAAAATCTCATTCTTGAACCGCTTGCCTTTGCAGGATTCGCAGGTAAGGTGGATATCCGCCATAAACTGCATCTCCACGGTGATAATGCCTTCTCCAGCACAGTTTTCACAGCGTCCGCCATCCACATTGAAGGAGAAAAATGCAGGTTTGTAGCCTCTCTGCTTAGAAATGGACTGCTCAGCAAATAGGGCTCTGATCGCATCGTATGCTTTCACGTAAGTCACCGGATTGGAGCGGGAAGACTTGCCGATGGGATTTTGATCCACAAATTCCACTTGGGAAATGGACTTGTAATCACCTTCGATTTTGTCGTATTTCCCACTTTCATCGATGACTGTCCCAAGCATTTTGCCTAGAGCCGGATACAGCACTTTTTTGATCAAAGTGGATTTTCCGGAACCGGAGACGCCAGTGACGACGGTCAGGGTATTAAGTGGAAACTTGGCGGTAATATTCTTCAAGTTATTTTCCCTTGCACCTTTTACGGTAATGGAGTCCTTCCACTTTCGATTTCCGTCTTTGTTGAAAACCTTCTCTTCTCCGCGCAGGTATTTTGCAGTGTAGGTATTTGCAGAAGTTATCAGTTCCTCAATAGGGCCTTGGAAAAGCAATTCACCGCCGTTTACACCTGCATCAGGGCCTATGTCGATGATCTGATCGGAGGCTTTCATCACTTTATCCTCATGCTCTACCACGATCACGGTATTGCCCAGATCCCGAAGCGATTTCAATACACCGATCAATCGATCCGTGTCTCTGGGGTGTAAGCCTATGCTTGGCTCATCGAGTATATACATAGATCCCACTAGCGCAGATCCCAAGGAAGTGGCGAGTTTGATACGCTGATATTCGCCTCCCGAAAGCGTAGAAGTCAAGCGATTGAGAGTCAGATACCCAAGCCCGACCTCATCCATATAAGAAAGTCTGCTTTGGATTTCCTTTAGCAGGCGATTGGCAATTTTAGCTTGATGTGGAGGCAGATTTAGTTCATTGAAAAATACCAAGGCTTCATCTATCGGCATCAGAACCAAATCCGTGATGGATTTCCCCTCTATTTTCACATAAGAAGCGTCCTTCCGCAAGCGGGTTCCTTTACAGTCTGGACAAGTGGTGCGGCCCCGGAAACGGGACAGCATCACCCGGTACTGAATTTTATGGGTCTTGGTTTCCAGATCTTCGAAAAAAGCATCAAGACCTTTAAAGTGCTTGTTTCCAGTCCAAAGCAGAGCCTTTTCCTTATCATTAAGATCTTCATAAGCTCTATGGATAGGAAAGTCAAACTCTATCCCCTTTTTCAAAAGAGGCTCAACCCAGGTTCTGGAAGATTCACCACGCCATGGCGCAACAGCACCCTCATAAACAGATAGGCTTTTGTCAGGAATAACCAGATCGGGGTCTATGCCCAGTACATTGCCAAAACCTTCGCAGGTGCGGCACGCACCGTAAGGGTTGTTGAAAGAGAAAAAGTTGACAGACGGGATTTCGAATTGCATTCCGTCGAGCTCGAAACGATCTGAGAAGCTCCTGGTTTCTTTCCCCGGGATGGTGATTTTACAGTCGCCGTGCCCTTCGAAGAGTGCAGTCTGTACAGAATCAGCAATCCGAAACTGGTTGTCTTCGTCTTCCTTATGTACTGCTACCCGGTCAATCAGAATCTCGTAATTGCCTTTCGGTATCTTTTTTTCTTGGAGTAAATCTTCTACAAAAAAGGCTTCATCATCTATCAGAATTCTGGTGTAGCCTTTTTGCAAAAGCAATTCCAGCTCTTGGTTGATTTTTCTTCCCCGCTCGATTTGCAGTGGGCAGGAAACCATGATTTTGTCCCCTTCTTCAAAAGACTGGATGTAATCCACGATGTCGGTGACAGTGTGGTGCTTCACTTCTTTTCCGGAAATAGGGGAGATGGTTTTTCCCACGCGTGAGAAAAGTAACTTCAGGTAATCGTAAATCTCTGTGGTGGTACCGACAGTAGATCTGGGATTTTTCGTATTGACTTTTTGTTGGATGGCAATGGCCGGAGCTACGCCCTTGATGTATTCCACATCAGGTTTTTCCATCCTGCCGAGGAACTGCCGGGCATAAGAGCTAAGGCTTTCCACATACATGCGTTGGCCTTCGGCAAAAAGAGTATCGAACGCCAAAGAGGATTTTCCTGAGCCGGAAAGCCCCGTGACCACCACAAATTTATTTCTGGGAATCGCCACGCTCAGGCTTTTCAGGTTGTTCACCCGGGCGTTTTTGATGATGATGTACTCTTTGGGATCGAGGGAGTCGATGTCTGTTTTAGCGGATAAAGTGCTCAAAGTCATAGCTGGCAAAGTTACGAAAGGAACATCCAAAGTCTGGAAAAAGTTGGGAATGATATTAATAAATCACCTAATAGTTTTAATAATTTTTCAGTGATTCAATCTTCTAATCTTCCAACTTTTATCCTTTTCTTCGCACCATGGATTTCCAGTTTTTAATCGATGGATTTGCGGAGGGGCTTCGTCAGATGTCATGGCTGGAGGCTTTTGCCGTATTTCTTGGTATAGCTTCGGTATTTTACTCCATGAGGGTGAATATATTGGTTTACCCAACCGGGATTATTTCCACGCTTATCTATGTGTGGATTTGCTTTCAATATAAATTGTATGCGGACATGGGCATCAATGCCTATTATTTTGGGATGTCCGTTTATGGTTGGTATGTATGGACTCACCCAAAAGCAGGAGCAACAGAAGTACCGGTCACCTGGATGAAAACTAAAGGATGGATCCTCGCAATCGGAATTTTACTACTTTCCTATCTTCTTATTTCCTATGTGCTGGTTCATTTCACAGATAGCGATGTGCCGTATTGGGATTCATTTACTACAGCTTCTGCTTTTGTAGGTATGTGGCTGATGGCCAAGAAAAAGGTGGAAAACTGGATTTTTTGGATTATTACAGATTTTGTAGCTGTTCCTCTTTACTTCTATAAAGGATTGATTTTGACCTCTTTTCAATATCTTTTTTTTACTGTATTGGCTATAATGGGATTAATTGCCTGGATCAAAACTGCACGCACCTATGCCAAATCCTAAACGAATATTGATTTTGGGCCCAGAATCCACAGGAAAGAGCACACTTGCATCAGATCTTGCCAATCACTTCGGAGAGCCTTGGGTTCCTGAATTTGCCAGGGAATACCTTGAAAAGCTGGGTAGGGAATATCGCTATGAGGATATGGCCAAAATCGGGAAAGGCCAAATGGCCCTTGAAGATAGGCTGTCAAGGGAAGCGAATCGCTATCTTTTTTGTGATACAGATTTGAGAGTTATCCACATTTGGTCTGAGCATAGGTTTGGTAAGACAGATCCCTGGGTGATAGAGCAAATAAAGCTTAGAAGCTATGATTTGATCTTGCTGACCGATACAGATCTGCCTTGGGAGCCTGATCCATTGCGGGAATATCCCGATATAGAAATGAGGGATTACTTTCTGGACTTGTATAAAAAGCTAGCTGCAGAAAGTGGTTTTCCACATTATTTGGTTTCCGGGGATCGGAAAAAAAGACTGGATCTGTCCAAGAATCTAGTCAGTCAATTAGGAAAAATAAACAGTTAAAAATCTGAGCTCTTATTTTTTTCCAAAAGAAAGATTTGCCGATTCCACCACCTTCATCATATCTGGATGGGCATTGTTATTCAGGACGATCACTGTTTTGTTTTCTTCTATGTATCGTACTATGATCGTTTTATAACCAGGATTGTCCCCTGTGTGCATCACTACTTTTCCAAATGGGCTCTTCATTTTGATTTCCCATCCGAAACCATAATAGCTCAAGTTTCCATTGTTTAGCTGAAATGGGGTGAAGGCTTCTGAGAGCGTTTCTTTGGACACCAATTTCTCCGTGTAGAGAGCCTGATCCCACTTCAGAAGATCCTCTGCATTGCTGCTTACCCTTCCGGGGCCTTTGCGGTCGCCCAGCCATACAGTATAATCTGCAGCATGATAAGTATTTGCATTGACGTATTGCCCCTGATCATTTTTCAAATGCCCCGCAGCAAAATTAGAGACGCTTGCTTTTTCAGCTAATGAACGGATCGCTGTGCTCTTCATATTCAATGGCTTGAAAATCCACTCTTCTGACAGCATTACAAAGTCTCTTCCGGTAACTTTTTCCACAATGCTCGCCAGAATCACATAGCCAGTGTTGCTGTATTCGTATTTTTCTCCAGGTTCAAAAGATATCGGAGGTGCATACTTTCTGAGGTATTCAAGAATTTCGGGATTACCAGCGACTTTACTTTTGTCCCAGTGCTCATCCATGACTTCCTGGTAATCAGGAAGGCCGCTGGTGTGGGTAAGCAGGTGTCGGATACTGATTCGAGTATAGGGAGTTTCTACATATTCCGATGCTAAATCGTCAAAACCCAACAGACCTTTTTCCTTGCATATCATCACCATCATAGCGGTAAACTGCTTGGAAAGTGACGCTAATTCGAATATATCTGTAGACTGAAGCGGGATTCCTTGTTCATAGCTCCTCATCCCCATAGCCTCCTCAAACTCGATTTTACCTTGGTTGGCTACCAATACTACTCCAGAGAAATCCTTTCCTTCCGCCTTGACCATGGCTTTTTTGAGAACTCTCTGCTGCGCAAAAACAGTCTGGAAAGCTATAGAGAGATAGAGAAAAAGCAGTATAGTATAACTTTTCATGGCAACTCGGGATAAGTTAGAAATTTACGAAAGGTTTTTGGCTTCCGCTAATGACAATATCCTGCAGTATGCAATAGAATTAGTGAAAGGAACTCACCATCCGCAAAAATAAGTCAGTGATGAAGTCTATGCGCCCTTAGTTTTGAGTCTGTCTGGTCCGTGAAATTCAGCGATTGATTTTCTCTGCTTTCTCAGAATTGGATTATGCGGGTTCTCTAGCTGCCTGTGTGCGGAAGATTTGTTGATGGATATAAAAAATGCCACAGGGTATGCGGCATTTTTTAGTTATAATATAGTTTGTGTTGCTTAATCCAACCCGCCTTTCCTAGTAGGCGATCTCATGGCTGGCCACTCGGTAGGTTCACCGTTTCTCCCAGTAGGTATTCTCACTTCCCTGGACACCTGCCCTTCTTCTTCACTGGCTAAATAAACCATGATAGCAGCCATAATTACGTTGTTTTGAACATCGTCAAATACAATTTTGTCATAGGTATCCAAATTGGTATGCCAGGTATAATTGAAGTAGGACCAGTTCAGTGAACCAAGTGAAAACGCAGGCACACCAGCGGCCACAAAGGAGGCATAGTCTGATCCGCCTCCGCCTGGATTTCCAGGGAAAGTGGTTTGTATGTCTTTAGTAATTTCACGGGGCACCTGATTCATCCATCTGCCTAGGTATTCGTAACTGTGTACAAATCCCTGACCGGAGATATTGACTATGCGTCCAGTTCCATTGTCCTGATTGAATACTGCCTGGATTTTAGGCATCATCTCTGGATGATCCTCTACAAACGCTCTAGAGCCATTCAGCCCTTGCTCTTCAGAACCCCAGTGACCTACCAGAATGGTTCTTTTCGGATTAGGATAGACTTTTTTCAATACGCGCATCACTTCCATCATCATAATGGTGCCCGTACCATTATCAGTCGCACCTGTGCCGCCATCCCAGGAATCAAAGTGGGCCGAAAGCACCACATACTCGTCTGGTTTCTCTGTTCCTTTAATTTCTGCGATGGTGTTGAACGTAGGAACCATGCCGTTTTCTTTGGACTGGGCATTTAGGTTGATCTCTGGCTTGCTGCCACTTTCAGCCAATCTGAAAAGCAATCCGTAATCTTCCAGAGAAAGATCCACTGTAGGCACTTTTTTAGTATAGGCTGAGAAAATTTTATTTGCTCCAAATCCCTGAGACCAGTAGGAGGTAATGATGCCCAACGCACCCGCTTCTTCCAGTGCAACAGGCAATTCTCTACGCCCTTTTCCGGTTTTCTGAAGTCGTTCATTCCATGCATTGGTGGATGCTGTTCGTTCCTCTTTCATTTTTTCGAAAGATTCCTCGGTAGCAAACTCTTCCCAGTTATAGTCCGGACGACCAGATACCTGAGGAGCAGAGATCATCACGTATTTACCTTTCACTGATGGCAACCACGCAGAAAAGGCTGCTTCGTCTGCCAGATCAGGCAAAATAATCACTTCACCTTGAGCACCACCTGCAGGAGAAGCTGGACTCCAGGCAAGTTGCTGGCCTGTCAGGGATTTGGTCCAGGGAGCCACCATATCGATGTGGGTTATGCCCCGTTCCCATCCTCTCCATTCACCCCACTGCTCATTGCGGGCTTCTATACCCCAACCTTTGTATTTTTCTACAGCCCAATCATGCGCCTGTTGCATCTGGGGGGATCCTACCAGCCTTGGACCTATTCCGTCCATCAGTTCATGACCGATCTGCTTCAGTTGGGAGTTTTCAGTTTCTTCTTGGATGATTTTGTCGATGATTTCAGTCTGTGCCTGTGCCTGAGCTCCTAGAAATAGTGCCAAGCCAACACCTAGTAAGTATCTCTTATTCATATTTGGTTTATTTTTCCTCTAAAATTATTGTATGCACTTTTGAATTCCTCGCCGTTTATGGATTTATAAGTCATGTGTTAGATAATACATTCTCCTGAGCCGATATTCTTTTCTTTTATTTAAGAAAGTAGATTTGCTAAGTTTTTCTGAAAAAACTCAGCACTTTCCTTAACGCTCTGCATAGGGTGAAGAGCGAAATTCCCCCCTTGTTCGAGATAGTAATATTCCATGCCGGCAAACTCAGCATCTGGGAGAATTTGGGAATAATCAATTGACCCGTTACCCAGCTCAGTATAGTCTCTGCTTATTTTATCCATGTCTTTGATGTGCCACATCACGAAGCGTCCGGGAGCTTTCTGAAAAAGTTCATGTACTGTGCCTGGGTAAGTGTGTGCTACCCAGTAGAGGTCTATCTGCAATTTTACATATTCAGGATCGGTGTTTTGTAGTATAATATCATAGCCGGTTTCACCATTATGATCAATAAATTCAAAATCATGATTGTGGTAAGCAAAACCTAGACCTGCCTTTTGTACCCGCTCGCCTATCCGGTTCAATTTGTCCGTCAGGATCTTGAATTTTTCAATGGAGCGGTTTTCAGGATCTAACCATGGCCAGGTAATGTACTTTTGCCCTAGCTTATGCGCTCCCTCTATACTCTGATCGGTATAGCGCAGAAGTTCTTCCGTGGAGCTGTTGAAAAACTTGATAAAATCGTAATGTCCACTGGTACTAAGCAGGGAATTGTCTTCTAGCACCTTTTTAAAGTCCATAGCTGGCATACCATAAAACTGCTGCGAGGTGCCATCATAACCATACGTTTCTGTATCCTGATAGCCATAGTCTGCTATAGTTTGCAAAGTTTTTCTTGGGTCTTCGGCCATAGAGGCTCTAATAGTGAAAAGTTGTAGTCCCATTTTGTATTTTGGAGCTTTTCGTGGTATGAAACCTAATAATCCCAACCCAGTAGCAGTGAGGGTAAGTCCAGTTTGCCTGATGAAACCCCGGCGATTTAACATATATACAGTTTGATAGCAGTGATAAAATCCCGACAGTTTATTAGTGGGATTTAGAATCACTAAATATACAAATGAAATCATGCCTACTGACAGTCAAGTGTATCCAGTAGACTCAATTAATTACAATAGATATTTTAAACTGACATGAGACGTACTAATGCCCTTCATTTGGAGAGGATTGATTCTTCGGGAAGAAATCATGGAAAAACAGCAACTGGTACTTTACAGCATCTGCCCAATAATCCCAGGTATGACCACCTGGACCTGTTATGAAAGTATGGGGGATGTTGTTGTAAGCAAGTTGCTCATGCAGGTTCAGGTTTACCTGATAGAAAAAATCTGAAGTGCCGCAGCTTATGATAAGTTTTAGTCTGTTGGGAATCAGCTGATTGCTTTGATAGAGTACAGAGTATTCTTCCCAGCGATCTGGATGCTCGGCTTTGGTTCCTAGGTATTTTTTCATTTCCCAGTTTTCCGGGAATGGGCCGATATCCACCCCACCGCTTAAGCTTCCTGCAGCCCCAAATGTCTCCTGATGGCGAAATGCCAAGTAGAGTGCACCGTGACCTCCCATACTTAAGCCCGTGATGGCTCTACCTTCCCGAGTTTGTAATGTGCTGTATTCTTTGTCTATAAAATCCACCAATTCCTTGCTCACGTACGTCTCATACCTGGATTCGGATACTTCCGGGCTATCCCAATACCAGCTTCCATAGTTTCCATCAGGATTAACTATGATCATATCATATAGATCTGCATAGAAGGACAGTTGCGGAACTTTAGTGATCCAATCGGCATAGTTGCCCGAGTAGCCATGTAGTAAATAGACCACCGGGTATTTTTTGGTTTGGTTATAGTTCTGAGGCGTGATTACTACAGCTTTGATCTCCTTTTGCATGGCCGGACTGAAAGTGATCACTGTGTCCACACTTGCCAGAGCGGAAAAAGAGACCAGTAAGGAAAGAACAGTAACTAAGTAAGAAAATCTTAAATTCATGGAGTGCGATTACATCAGGTTAAGTGTGTAAAAATGGTTAGGATTAGTTGAAAACTTGGGAAAAGTTAAAAAAAGCCATATTGGAAAGCTCAAAAAAAATGCGTTTTTTACTTAAAACCTCTACTTATGACAAGCACAGGCCATCATGATGAGCGTATAGCAAAAATGACTTTTGCCTCTGTGTACCCTCATTACGTAACCAAAATTGAGAAGAAGGGCAGAACCAAAGAAGAACTGCATCAGGTGATAGAATGGCTCACAGGTTTTGATGAAGATCGTGTCCAAAAGCTGATTGAGGAGAAGGTTACATTTGAAGAGTTTTTTGAAAGAGCAAAGCTTAATTCTAAAGTCAACCTGATAACCGGTGTCATCTGTGGCTATCGCATAGAAGAAATAGAAAATAAATTGACCCAACAGGTAAGGTATCTGGATAAGCTGGTAGATGAGCTGGCAAAAGGCAGAAAAATGGAAAAGATTTTACGGATCTAGTGTACTGGATACAAAGACAGTCGAAGGTTTAAAATCAGAATCCAAGTACAATAGTAATACTCTTATATTTTACTGATCTAAAAATTAAGCTGACCCTGTAGTCTTAACAAACTTCCTGCTTGGTGATTGTCTTGCAACTGGAAATCTTCGTACCGGCGATTAGAGAAAGTGTACATTGCTACCAACTCAAAGGCTTTATGCGGCTGCCACTCCAATCCTAGTTCCAGCTCCTTCACCGTATAGCTCCTTGCATCCATTTCGTGCTTTTTACCCCCGTCGTAATATTGTATTCTGGTAAAAGGGATGAGATTGCCCACTACGTATGAAAATGTCACATAGCCACCCTCTAGATTCTGAACTTCAGTTTTTTGGGTTTTTTTGCTGAATTCCGGGCCTTTTCCTACCACATATTCTGCCTGGATTCCGAATGGTTTTGGATAAAGCACGAAAGAAACAGCCGCACGCTCATCCAGGTATTCATTGCTCTCGTAGGCCTTGATTCCAGGACTCGTTTGCTGCAGAACATACGTCCCACGATACGCCTGAATCCCGGGCTCAATCACCTGATTCCCTATTTGGATCGGTAAAGAAAGCCGTGAAACTATATGAAATTTGCCATTTCGGTCTTTGTTATTTGCTGTCTGCCCGTTGTAAATACCCAAAGCAAAAACCCCAAAATCCCCGGAATGCTTCATCCCGTCCTTTTTCAGCTCAGTCATCATATTCCGTTGTTGCTTGTTGGCCCAGT from Algoriphagus sp. NG3 encodes the following:
- a CDS encoding DUF2200 domain-containing protein; this encodes MTSTGHHDERIAKMTFASVYPHYVTKIEKKGRTKEELHQVIEWLTGFDEDRVQKLIEEKVTFEEFFERAKLNSKVNLITGVICGYRIEEIENKLTQQVRYLDKLVDELAKGRKMEKILRI
- a CDS encoding alpha/beta hydrolase family protein gives rise to the protein MNLRFSYLVTVLSLLVSFSALASVDTVITFSPAMQKEIKAVVITPQNYNQTKKYPVVYLLHGYSGNYADWITKVPQLSFYADLYDMIIVNPDGNYGSWYWDSPEVSESRYETYVSKELVDFIDKEYSTLQTREGRAITGLSMGGHGALYLAFRHQETFGAAGSLSGGVDIGPFPENWEMKKYLGTKAEHPDRWEEYSVLYQSNQLIPNRLKLIISCGTSDFFYQVNLNLHEQLAYNNIPHTFITGPGGHTWDYWADAVKYQLLFFHDFFPKNQSSPNEGH
- a CDS encoding sugar phosphate isomerase/epimerase, whose translation is MLNRRGFIRQTGLTLTATGLGLLGFIPRKAPKYKMGLQLFTIRASMAEDPRKTLQTIADYGYQDTETYGYDGTSQQFYGMPAMDFKKVLEDNSLLSTSGHYDFIKFFNSSTEELLRYTDQSIEGAHKLGQKYITWPWLDPENRSIEKFKILTDKLNRIGERVQKAGLGFAYHNHDFEFIDHNGETGYDIILQNTDPEYVKLQIDLYWVAHTYPGTVHELFQKAPGRFVMWHIKDMDKISRDYTELGNGSIDYSQILPDAEFAGMEYYYLEQGGNFALHPMQSVKESAEFFQKNLANLLS
- a CDS encoding serine hydrolase domain-containing protein; amino-acid sequence: MKSYTILLFLYLSIAFQTVFAQQRVLKKAMVKAEGKDFSGVVLVANQGKIEFEEAMGMRSYEQGIPLQSTDIFELASLSKQFTAMMVMICKEKGLLGFDDLASEYVETPYTRISIRHLLTHTSGLPDYQEVMDEHWDKSKVAGNPEILEYLRKYAPPISFEPGEKYEYSNTGYVILASIVEKVTGRDFVMLSEEWIFKPLNMKSTAIRSLAEKASVSNFAAGHLKNDQGQYVNANTYHAADYTVWLGDRKGPGRVSSNAEDLLKWDQALYTEKLVSKETLSEAFTPFQLNNGNLSYYGFGWEIKMKSPFGKVVMHTGDNPGYKTIIVRYIEENKTVIVLNNNAHPDMMKVVESANLSFGKK
- a CDS encoding nuclear transport factor 2 family protein, coding for MTEKHPNIQLIENFFQAYSTADFEGMRQVMSEDIKWHIPGKHPLSGTKNGIVELMDYLEKLNQYGFKAAQIVMGVNDSYVIDCHRNWSTAPGRPVLNAMSCLLWKIEENKIVEVFNFPQDQHLVDMFFNQMVAK
- the pnuC gene encoding nicotinamide riboside transporter PnuC, giving the protein MDFQFLIDGFAEGLRQMSWLEAFAVFLGIASVFYSMRVNILVYPTGIISTLIYVWICFQYKLYADMGINAYYFGMSVYGWYVWTHPKAGATEVPVTWMKTKGWILAIGILLLSYLLISYVLVHFTDSDVPYWDSFTTASAFVGMWLMAKKKVENWIFWIITDFVAVPLYFYKGLILTSFQYLFFTVLAIMGLIAWIKTARTYAKS
- a CDS encoding ATP-binding protein — encoded protein: MPNPKRILILGPESTGKSTLASDLANHFGEPWVPEFAREYLEKLGREYRYEDMAKIGKGQMALEDRLSREANRYLFCDTDLRVIHIWSEHRFGKTDPWVIEQIKLRSYDLILLTDTDLPWEPDPLREYPDIEMRDYFLDLYKKLAAESGFPHYLVSGDRKKRLDLSKNLVSQLGKINS
- the uvrA gene encoding excinuclease ABC subunit UvrA, producing the protein MTLSTLSAKTDIDSLDPKEYIIIKNARVNNLKSLSVAIPRNKFVVVTGLSGSGKSSLAFDTLFAEGQRMYVESLSSYARQFLGRMEKPDVEYIKGVAPAIAIQQKVNTKNPRSTVGTTTEIYDYLKLLFSRVGKTISPISGKEVKHHTVTDIVDYIQSFEEGDKIMVSCPLQIERGRKINQELELLLQKGYTRILIDDEAFFVEDLLQEKKIPKGNYEILIDRVAVHKEDEDNQFRIADSVQTALFEGHGDCKITIPGKETRSFSDRFELDGMQFEIPSVNFFSFNNPYGACRTCEGFGNVLGIDPDLVIPDKSLSVYEGAVAPWRGESSRTWVEPLLKKGIEFDFPIHRAYEDLNDKEKALLWTGNKHFKGLDAFFEDLETKTHKIQYRVMLSRFRGRTTCPDCKGTRLRKDASYVKIEGKSITDLVLMPIDEALVFFNELNLPPHQAKIANRLLKEIQSRLSYMDEVGLGYLTLNRLTSTLSGGEYQRIKLATSLGSALVGSMYILDEPSIGLHPRDTDRLIGVLKSLRDLGNTVIVVEHEDKVMKASDQIIDIGPDAGVNGGELLFQGPIEELITSANTYTAKYLRGEEKVFNKDGNRKWKDSITVKGARENNLKNITAKFPLNTLTVVTGVSGSGKSTLIKKVLYPALGKMLGTVIDESGKYDKIEGDYKSISQVEFVDQNPIGKSSRSNPVTYVKAYDAIRALFAEQSISKQRGYKPAFFSFNVDGGRCENCAGEGIITVEMQFMADIHLTCESCKGKRFKNEILDVKYKEKDISDVLDMTIDEAMDFFKGKSQIINKLQPLQEVGLGYIGMGQSSNTLSGGEAQRVKLASFLGKGGTKAGDRILFIFDEPTTGLHFHDIKKLLHSINALIDQGHSVIIIEHNTEVIKSADWVIDLGPEGGNKGGYLTFEGTPEDMMKEEGNYTAKYLREGFV
- a CDS encoding M20/M25/M40 family metallo-hydrolase — its product is MNKRYLLGVGLALFLGAQAQAQTEIIDKIIQEETENSQLKQIGHELMDGIGPRLVGSPQMQQAHDWAVEKYKGWGIEARNEQWGEWRGWERGITHIDMVAPWTKSLTGQQLAWSPASPAGGAQGEVIILPDLADEAAFSAWLPSVKGKYVMISAPQVSGRPDYNWEEFATEESFEKMKEERTASTNAWNERLQKTGKGRRELPVALEEAGALGIITSYWSQGFGANKIFSAYTKKVPTVDLSLEDYGLLFRLAESGSKPEINLNAQSKENGMVPTFNTIAEIKGTEKPDEYVVLSAHFDSWDGGTGATDNGTGTIMMMEVMRVLKKVYPNPKRTILVGHWGSEEQGLNGSRAFVEDHPEMMPKIQAVFNQDNGTGRIVNISGQGFVHSYEYLGRWMNQVPREITKDIQTTFPGNPGGGGSDYASFVAAGVPAFSLGSLNWSYFNYTWHTNLDTYDKIVFDDVQNNVIMAAIMVYLASEEEGQVSREVRIPTGRNGEPTEWPAMRSPTRKGGLD